The following coding sequences are from one Paenibacillus tundrae window:
- the holA gene encoding DNA polymerase III subunit delta, translated as MDVKSATKAIRSGDTAPIYVLYGTEKYQIQQFTDMLKEQVIEEEHRDFAIVPYDLSETPVEVVIEEAETVPFLVPRKLIIVRDANLFTAGKDSKIEHQVDRLLTYMDNPADYSTIVFLAQGDKLDERKKLVKAAKKQAIVLSFAPLSGEELLNWIVKLAKQREVTFEPGAPDILVSYAGTGLQTLSAEVDKLCLFAGNGGMIRRADIESLVARSTEQNVFALVEELANLRLEKALSLFYELLKQREEPIKIAALIARQFRIMIQVKELGQQSYSQQQIASQLGLHPYAVKIAGEQARKFQPERLRLILSHLSELDYQMKTGAVDKVLGLELFLLKLGA; from the coding sequence ATGGATGTGAAGAGTGCAACAAAAGCAATACGAAGTGGGGATACGGCTCCGATATATGTGCTGTACGGAACGGAGAAATACCAGATACAGCAATTTACGGATATGTTGAAGGAACAGGTTATTGAGGAGGAGCATCGAGATTTTGCGATTGTACCTTATGATCTCTCGGAGACGCCTGTAGAAGTTGTTATCGAAGAAGCGGAGACAGTTCCTTTCCTTGTGCCGCGTAAACTAATTATTGTTAGAGATGCGAATCTGTTTACAGCCGGTAAGGATTCCAAAATTGAACATCAGGTTGATCGCTTGCTGACATACATGGATAACCCTGCGGATTACAGTACAATCGTATTTTTAGCCCAAGGAGATAAGCTGGACGAGCGCAAAAAGTTAGTTAAGGCTGCGAAGAAGCAAGCCATTGTGCTTTCGTTTGCTCCACTTAGTGGGGAAGAGTTGTTGAACTGGATTGTGAAGCTGGCTAAACAACGTGAGGTTACCTTTGAGCCTGGAGCTCCAGATATTCTCGTTAGTTATGCGGGAACAGGTCTACAGACGTTATCTGCTGAAGTAGACAAGCTCTGCCTTTTTGCTGGAAACGGTGGCATGATTAGACGTGCGGATATCGAATCGTTAGTTGCGCGTAGCACGGAGCAGAATGTATTTGCTCTAGTAGAGGAATTGGCGAATCTAAGGCTTGAGAAGGCGTTATCCCTATTCTATGAGTTGTTGAAACAGCGCGAAGAGCCTATCAAAATTGCGGCATTGATCGCTAGACAGTTCCGAATCATGATTCAAGTGAAGGAGCTTGGGCAACAGAGCTATTCACAGCAGCAGATTGCAAGCCAGCTTGGACTCCACCCCTATGCAGTCAAAATTGCTGGGGAGCAGGCACGTAAATTTCAACCTGAACGTTTACGACTGATTTTAAGCCATCTGAGTGAGCTGGATTATCAAATGAAAACAGGTGCTGTAGACAAAGTGCTTGGTCTGGAGTTATTTTTGTTAAAACTTGGTGCCTAA
- a CDS encoding zf-HC2 domain-containing protein, whose product MKCDEVVEWMHRYLDHDLGEVETEQLLQHVAKCPECAENFSLLRALSRELEDLPQVTPKFSLVDAIMPQLDAIDEARREQSSTMQEMSPVPAAFENLQRSSDRKVKPSWFNSMVGRMSMGAAAAVLVLGVAIWGYTPEKIENAESMMGAGSAQESGNEDQNALRMEISNEDSAAPAEGDNSTMSGLSKDQPDSQPDTQESTSTVNPEENESEKVQDTQPQEDVTPKQPSADAGAKVDAPKETPSASTPSENQGNANQVQPDQQKSVDPGSADAPQGRSDDGAGTEPETGESESFSTQDVVPHVNNDEPATGMVAPNADQSPEQATEGNNGLVAPDRGFAAAVTPPATEWKSPNGSYLVIQIGNQLSIYSKSASDSDVLNLVEQRDLEGTLKSASWSKDSTVFNYETEKDGAAMKKSFNVAPAADSENSGK is encoded by the coding sequence ATGAAATGTGATGAGGTGGTGGAATGGATGCACCGGTATCTGGATCATGATCTGGGTGAGGTGGAGACCGAGCAGTTGCTACAACATGTGGCCAAGTGCCCGGAGTGCGCCGAGAATTTTAGTTTGCTCAGAGCTTTGTCCAGAGAACTGGAAGATTTACCGCAAGTAACCCCAAAGTTTAGTTTAGTGGATGCAATTATGCCTCAATTAGATGCGATCGACGAAGCGCGGAGGGAACAGAGCAGTACAATGCAAGAAATGAGTCCTGTCCCTGCTGCATTTGAAAATTTACAACGATCAAGTGATCGGAAAGTTAAACCGTCATGGTTTAATTCTATGGTTGGTCGAATGTCTATGGGGGCTGCGGCAGCAGTCTTGGTATTGGGCGTAGCTATATGGGGTTATACGCCTGAGAAAATTGAAAATGCAGAGTCAATGATGGGCGCAGGGAGTGCTCAAGAAAGCGGTAATGAGGATCAGAACGCTTTGAGAATGGAAATTAGCAACGAGGATTCCGCTGCCCCTGCAGAGGGAGATAATAGTACTATGTCAGGGCTGTCCAAAGATCAGCCTGATTCACAGCCTGATACACAAGAATCTACTTCGACAGTAAATCCTGAGGAGAATGAGTCGGAGAAGGTGCAGGACACTCAACCACAGGAAGATGTAACACCGAAACAGCCGTCGGCTGATGCTGGGGCAAAAGTCGATGCGCCGAAAGAAACACCTTCAGCGTCAACTCCTTCGGAAAATCAGGGGAATGCTAATCAAGTACAACCTGATCAACAAAAGAGTGTAGATCCGGGAAGTGCTGATGCTCCTCAAGGACGTTCAGATGATGGTGCTGGAACTGAGCCTGAAACTGGAGAGTCAGAGTCTTTCTCGACGCAAGATGTAGTGCCGCATGTAAATAATGACGAACCAGCAACGGGAATGGTCGCTCCTAATGCAGATCAGAGCCCTGAGCAGGCGACAGAAGGTAACAATGGATTGGTTGCTCCAGATCGTGGGTTTGCTGCTGCGGTGACTCCTCCTGCAACAGAGTGGAAGTCTCCGAACGGTTCTTATCTGGTCATACAGATCGGCAACCAGCTCAGTATCTATTCTAAATCTGCCAGTGATTCTGACGTTCTGAATCTAGTAGAACAACGTGATCTGGAAGGAACATTGAAATCGGCTAGCTGGTCCAAGGATAGCACCGTATTCAATTATGAGACAGAGAAGGATGGAGCAGCAATGAAAAAATCATTTAATGTAGCTCCGGCAGCAGACAGTGAGAATTCCGGGAAATAA
- a CDS encoding RNA polymerase sigma factor, translating to MVEPELIRAAQSGDRDALITLLRNIEQHVYRSAFYILNNEQDALDAAQEALIRIYTKINSYEEKAQFKTWVQRIVTNICIDKFRRTKPSVSIDEHEMVFQDNQNVEFEVMSTYVAKDIQEAINKLPEHHRTVIVLRYLQDLSYNEIADCLDLPLNTVKSYLFRARQQLQNLLQEYQKGGVTG from the coding sequence GTGGTAGAGCCGGAACTCATCAGAGCCGCTCAATCGGGCGATCGCGACGCTCTAATTACCCTATTGCGGAACATTGAACAGCATGTTTATCGATCCGCATTTTACATCTTAAATAATGAACAAGACGCTTTGGATGCTGCTCAGGAAGCGTTGATCCGAATTTACACCAAGATTAATTCTTATGAAGAAAAAGCACAATTCAAAACCTGGGTTCAACGCATTGTAACGAATATCTGTATTGATAAATTTAGAAGAACCAAGCCTTCTGTCTCGATTGACGAGCATGAGATGGTTTTTCAAGATAATCAAAATGTAGAATTTGAAGTCATGTCCACGTATGTGGCAAAAGATATTCAGGAGGCGATCAACAAGCTTCCAGAGCATCATCGAACCGTGATTGTTCTAAGATACTTACAGGATTTATCGTATAACGAAATTGCGGACTGTCTAGATCTTCCGTTGAATACGGTGAAATCTTATTTATTCCGAGCTAGACAACAATTACAAAATCTATTACAGGAGTATCAGAAAGGTGGTGTGACAGGATGA
- a CDS encoding copper amine oxidase N-terminal domain-containing protein, which translates to MRNKQEYISEKENEMGLLETTQCSQIVTENHRGKRGIKFITLWIGFLIFGLLISYTPVSAASSSNSKIISVLDQNDYLLDDGTLWSKGTTSGVWTQNRNLIGISKSDDHSIFGWTAAGQVIRWDKDNAHIPETKQFNGVVRVYGHGLVLLQDGNLYTFKDKDKVAESIIDVSSYRDSSGKDSSYSALSSSGDVYYANYNKIRKAGNVPDGKRIATNGVYAAVLKNDGSVVIVSMLYEDKQITVADNVKSLIWWGDTHKLLTVKQDGTVWSYDRTAKYKGEQLPGLTNVSQMVYAPRLDELYAQLQDGAWAKYDNGRLVPLSAPTLNEVTLLASSKKANIGDTVSLTLVENYSNGFKNERVPLPEEIIVEQPQVAQIQAGGKLKVTGMGTTKVTFKTGDQTSSVQLNVDSQQRNLTGSTMLEGNIYLPVQSVFQTLGAKVVVKGSTFEIQFGDDRITLQKGSAIAQFNNKELKLKGKVQTIGGQTVFPADLLRQTAGIQVQWDAELKQAKVLVGDSSIVVESKDTSALLKKKELGNLSRFIGRSYWINSDTSLGQRFSKVTVTDIKIEKNNSDRSYTVVFRNAKGKTVSAYAGGAPSSVTEMLADSDQFFSSDPYKKYNWSQSTWNKIIAREVVLGMNMTQARLAWGDPTSISYETSSKGKIEAWVYASSAGVRALGFANGKLIVIY; encoded by the coding sequence GTGCGTAATAAACAAGAATACATAAGCGAGAAGGAGAATGAAATGGGACTTCTTGAAACAACACAATGTAGTCAGATTGTAACAGAGAATCATAGAGGCAAAAGGGGTATTAAATTTATTACTTTATGGATTGGATTTTTAATCTTTGGTCTATTGATTAGTTATACCCCTGTATCTGCGGCATCTAGTTCCAATAGCAAGATCATTTCAGTTCTTGACCAGAATGACTATTTGCTGGATGATGGTACACTTTGGTCTAAAGGAACCACGAGCGGAGTATGGACACAAAATCGAAACCTGATCGGTATTTCAAAATCAGATGACCATTCCATCTTTGGTTGGACTGCGGCTGGCCAAGTTATTCGGTGGGATAAAGACAATGCACATATACCGGAAACGAAACAATTTAATGGGGTTGTAAGAGTATATGGCCATGGATTAGTTTTGCTACAAGATGGAAACCTTTATACATTTAAGGATAAGGATAAAGTTGCGGAATCCATTATTGATGTGAGTTCCTATCGGGATAGTTCTGGAAAAGATTCTTCTTATAGCGCCTTATCTTCATCAGGGGACGTGTATTATGCCAATTACAATAAGATACGTAAAGCTGGAAATGTGCCCGATGGTAAACGGATTGCAACGAATGGCGTTTATGCAGCAGTCTTAAAAAATGATGGGTCGGTAGTCATTGTAAGTATGTTGTATGAGGACAAGCAGATCACGGTTGCGGATAATGTGAAATCTTTGATTTGGTGGGGGGATACGCATAAACTGCTTACGGTGAAACAAGATGGAACCGTTTGGAGCTACGATCGAACTGCCAAATATAAGGGCGAGCAACTACCAGGATTAACTAATGTGTCCCAAATGGTGTATGCACCTCGTCTGGATGAATTATATGCACAGTTACAAGATGGGGCATGGGCAAAATATGATAATGGCAGGTTAGTACCTTTATCAGCTCCCACATTAAATGAAGTGACTCTCTTGGCGTCTTCCAAAAAAGCTAATATTGGAGATACAGTTAGCCTTACCCTTGTGGAGAATTATAGCAACGGTTTCAAAAATGAACGTGTGCCCTTGCCTGAAGAAATTATAGTGGAACAACCGCAAGTTGCACAGATTCAGGCAGGAGGCAAACTAAAGGTTACGGGTATGGGAACAACCAAAGTGACGTTCAAGACAGGAGACCAGACCTCAAGTGTTCAACTGAACGTTGATTCACAACAACGAAATTTAACAGGTTCCACAATGTTGGAGGGAAATATTTACTTACCAGTACAGTCGGTGTTCCAAACATTGGGAGCCAAAGTCGTTGTGAAAGGCTCAACTTTTGAGATTCAATTTGGCGATGACCGAATTACTTTGCAAAAAGGAAGCGCTATTGCTCAATTTAACAACAAAGAGCTTAAACTGAAAGGGAAAGTACAAACCATTGGAGGACAAACTGTATTTCCTGCTGACTTATTAAGGCAGACTGCAGGCATTCAGGTTCAATGGGATGCTGAGCTAAAGCAGGCCAAGGTGCTGGTTGGAGATTCTTCTATTGTGGTGGAATCGAAGGACACAAGTGCACTGCTCAAGAAAAAAGAGCTGGGGAATCTTAGTCGCTTCATTGGCAGGTCTTACTGGATTAACAGTGATACGAGTTTAGGGCAACGTTTCAGCAAAGTGACCGTTACAGATATCAAAATTGAGAAGAATAATAGTGATCGAAGTTACACCGTTGTATTCCGTAATGCTAAAGGAAAAACGGTTTCTGCTTATGCAGGAGGTGCGCCCTCCAGTGTGACGGAAATGCTTGCTGATTCTGACCAATTCTTCTCTTCTGATCCTTATAAGAAATACAATTGGTCTCAGTCCACATGGAATAAAATTATTGCTAGAGAAGTAGTTCTAGGAATGAACATGACGCAGGCTCGCTTGGCGTGGGGGGATCCAACGAGCATTTCGTATGAAACAAGTTCAAAAGGCAAGATCGAAGCTTGGGTATATGCTAGCTCCGCAGGTGTAAGAGCTTTAGGATTTGCCAATGGCAAACTGATTGTGATTTACTGA
- a CDS encoding ComEC/Rec2 family competence protein codes for MWGLVGVLACMPLLFHWIDIRGWTRLLLVASLLGGLAHWEWNDLRNVSVLPEITGRSHQELDGYVAKLEGTIASAVRVDGDRADFELLLSTIYPESDPLSGTEERADPKQQPMHDVGERMMVQVKLAEEEEQDIAMAWSRGDTVILTGSFTRPGEARNYGGFDYRNYLRTQEIHWLFKVKGASSITSIQPEGWGRFDIFRWNDMIRYQLGSALEGLFPEPHAGYMKGLIIGMAKDIDPDTYGHFSQLGLTHILAISGTHVAVYVGSLLFLMSWLRLTRETSLTIVLFLIPAYVMLSGGSPSVIRAGIMSMLGLYMARRGLARDGLQMISAAALLMMWCNPYFLLSVSFQLSFLVTAGLMIYMPFINRLFRKLPKALAATASVTVTAQLISFPVTILYFNQFSILSFVANFLFVSLISAVVLPLGAVALLLSMIWLPLAKPFAWLVILLNKLTFAGIEWLNSLPGFVLIWATPTWLWVGVYYGVLYALLRIWFQGNGQEPQWSSHMEEETKPLKREDAAWATSKMNGKLAFKSSLYPPNQNHIAQAKHKGSMTALSASIAWPEYTSAFRARGAGDDPGRQRAVYERWICGLLAITLIAGLWWAYQTPQPSNTGIVQFLDIGQGDSTLITTPEGKHILVDGGGTVSFGKPDQSWKTRRDPYEVGAKVVVPLLKKRGIHRLDAVIVTHADQDHAGGLQAVLEQIPVERFMFNGTTSGKSNFDKLIDTAIERNIPLYAIRQGLSYVADEETTLHFINPDLDTLLLEAEDGIPVSEDQNHDSVVFLLDIAGASFLFTGDMDAAAEQDLLHMIQNGSLATQFERQNVKGGIVNKDVPLELMKMISGNKTAGKVTGDAEETAAKEESIAIDVLKVAHHGSKTSSTEAWLQYWNAKTAVISAGVNNTYGHPNPGVMERLGETGSEIYRTDQMGEVQMRVKGGEIDIRYKLEGRE; via the coding sequence ATGTGGGGGTTGGTGGGAGTGCTGGCATGTATGCCCCTCCTTTTTCACTGGATAGATATTCGTGGCTGGACTCGTCTATTACTTGTTGCATCGCTTCTAGGTGGTCTTGCCCACTGGGAATGGAATGATCTGCGTAATGTCAGTGTCTTGCCGGAGATCACTGGAAGGAGTCATCAGGAGCTTGATGGATATGTAGCGAAGCTAGAAGGTACAATCGCGTCAGCTGTTCGTGTGGATGGAGATCGGGCCGATTTTGAGTTGTTACTTTCGACAATATATCCAGAATCAGACCCGTTATCTGGCACCGAAGAAAGGGCAGATCCGAAGCAACAGCCGATGCATGACGTGGGTGAGCGTATGATGGTACAAGTCAAACTAGCTGAAGAAGAAGAGCAGGACATAGCGATGGCGTGGAGCCGCGGGGATACCGTGATATTGACTGGCTCGTTCACTAGACCAGGGGAAGCCCGGAATTATGGTGGCTTTGACTATCGTAATTATTTGCGGACACAGGAGATACATTGGTTGTTTAAGGTCAAAGGTGCCAGCTCAATCACTTCCATACAGCCTGAAGGCTGGGGCCGTTTTGATATTTTTCGTTGGAATGACATGATCAGATACCAGTTAGGTTCCGCATTAGAGGGCTTATTTCCTGAACCCCATGCTGGATATATGAAGGGGCTGATCATAGGTATGGCGAAGGACATTGATCCGGATACGTATGGTCACTTCTCACAGCTTGGACTTACCCATATCCTAGCGATATCAGGCACACATGTTGCTGTGTATGTTGGTTCATTATTATTTCTGATGTCTTGGCTGAGGTTAACTAGGGAAACCTCACTCACAATTGTGTTATTTCTTATTCCGGCATATGTCATGTTATCTGGTGGTTCACCTTCAGTCATTCGTGCAGGCATTATGTCCATGCTTGGCTTGTATATGGCTAGACGAGGGTTAGCTAGAGATGGATTGCAGATGATCAGTGCGGCAGCATTGTTAATGATGTGGTGTAATCCGTATTTTTTGCTGAGCGTTAGCTTCCAGCTTTCTTTTCTCGTCACCGCTGGTTTAATGATCTATATGCCCTTTATTAATCGTCTGTTTAGAAAATTACCCAAAGCACTGGCCGCGACCGCCTCAGTGACCGTTACAGCGCAGCTCATTTCTTTTCCAGTGACCATTTTGTATTTCAATCAGTTTTCAATATTATCGTTTGTAGCGAATTTCCTTTTTGTCTCCCTCATTAGCGCTGTGGTTTTACCCCTTGGAGCAGTTGCATTACTGTTATCTATGATATGGCTCCCTCTTGCCAAACCGTTCGCTTGGCTGGTCATCCTCCTAAACAAACTAACCTTTGCTGGCATTGAATGGTTGAATAGTTTGCCTGGTTTTGTACTTATCTGGGCTACGCCTACCTGGCTGTGGGTTGGAGTCTATTACGGAGTGTTGTATGCACTATTACGTATATGGTTTCAAGGGAATGGTCAAGAACCGCAATGGAGCAGTCATATGGAGGAAGAGACCAAACCGTTGAAACGCGAAGATGCAGCATGGGCGACCTCTAAGATGAATGGCAAACTTGCCTTCAAGTCCTCTCTTTACCCACCGAATCAGAATCATATAGCGCAAGCAAAGCACAAGGGTTCGATGACAGCACTCAGCGCAAGTATTGCCTGGCCAGAGTATACAAGTGCATTTCGGGCTAGAGGAGCGGGTGATGATCCGGGGAGACAAAGAGCTGTTTATGAACGATGGATATGCGGGTTGCTTGCGATTACTTTAATTGCAGGGTTATGGTGGGCCTATCAAACTCCGCAACCATCAAATACAGGTATAGTACAGTTTCTTGATATTGGTCAGGGGGATAGCACGTTAATTACAACGCCTGAGGGAAAGCATATTTTGGTTGATGGTGGGGGTACAGTTAGCTTCGGCAAGCCTGATCAATCGTGGAAAACTCGGCGTGATCCCTATGAAGTTGGAGCTAAGGTGGTTGTACCCTTGCTGAAGAAACGAGGCATACATCGGCTGGATGCCGTTATCGTAACCCATGCCGATCAGGATCATGCTGGGGGATTACAAGCTGTACTGGAACAGATTCCAGTGGAGCGTTTTATGTTCAATGGCACAACAAGTGGTAAGAGCAATTTTGATAAACTTATAGATACAGCTATTGAGCGTAATATACCGCTATATGCAATTCGGCAAGGACTGTCTTACGTCGCCGATGAGGAGACTACGTTACATTTTATTAATCCAGATCTAGATACCTTGCTTCTTGAGGCTGAGGATGGTATTCCTGTATCTGAAGATCAAAATCATGATTCGGTTGTCTTTTTGCTGGATATAGCTGGCGCTTCATTTTTGTTCACGGGAGATATGGATGCAGCAGCCGAGCAAGATCTGCTCCATATGATTCAGAATGGCTCGCTTGCTACCCAGTTTGAAAGACAGAATGTAAAAGGTGGAATTGTTAATAAGGATGTTCCTCTGGAACTAATGAAAATGATTTCGGGCAACAAAACGGCTGGGAAAGTCACTGGTGATGCAGAAGAGACGGCAGCGAAGGAGGAGTCGATCGCCATTGACGTCCTGAAGGTGGCTCATCACGGTAGTAAAACGTCGTCAACCGAAGCATGGCTTCAATATTGGAATGCCAAAACCGCTGTAATCTCCGCTGGAGTCAACAATACCTATGGTCATCCCAATCCGGGAGTTATGGAACGTCTGGGGGAAACGGGATCCGAGATCTATCGAACAGATCAGATGGGGGAGGTCCAGATGAGGGTCAAAGGTGGGGAAATTGATATTCGATATAAATTGGAGGGCAGGGAATGA
- a CDS encoding deoxycytidylate deaminase: MSTADVRKDWDTYFMDIAYMVSTRSRCSRRHVGAVLVQGKKLLGTAYNGAPMGVPDCSEAGCMISEEYELVVTDGQEEMVKKQRCIRTIHAEQNLLLFTDRIDREGSSVYVTDEPCWTCSNMLANSGITEIVFHRPYPKDTGKVTRMMAQKGITFRKLEQYQPPRETMMTIRD, translated from the coding sequence ATGAGTACAGCAGATGTACGCAAAGACTGGGATACTTACTTCATGGATATTGCTTATATGGTCTCAACCCGCTCCCGCTGTTCGCGTCGGCATGTAGGTGCAGTGCTTGTCCAAGGGAAAAAACTGCTCGGAACAGCATACAACGGGGCACCTATGGGCGTACCTGATTGTTCAGAAGCAGGATGCATGATATCCGAAGAGTACGAACTGGTTGTGACTGATGGTCAAGAAGAAATGGTCAAGAAGCAGCGGTGTATTCGCACCATTCATGCGGAGCAAAATTTGCTTCTGTTCACGGATCGAATCGATCGGGAGGGCTCTTCTGTGTATGTGACGGATGAACCTTGCTGGACTTGCTCTAATATGCTTGCGAACAGTGGCATTACAGAAATTGTTTTCCATCGCCCGTATCCTAAGGATACCGGTAAAGTAACACGTATGATGGCGCAAAAAGGAATCACATTCCGCAAGCTGGAGCAATATCAGCCTCCACGTGAGACGATGATGACAATTCGTGATTAA
- a CDS encoding ComEA family DNA-binding protein, protein MRWKQGWTIGAAVIGTILILWSGKSEQPPSGWEPMQLATQTPTLKQEAAIVESAVLGQNSELSTQAVVEQATSVNAGVNPARDSEASSTMQGKASEEKSPDVGNTESATSAAVTNISTETEIKLEQQVTSPPEQQVVDNGKIDINSAPVSKLTELPGIGEKKAQAIVDYRNAHGPFTRVSDLTKVKGIGMKMLEKMAPYVQIR, encoded by the coding sequence ATGAGATGGAAACAAGGATGGACGATTGGTGCTGCGGTAATTGGAACGATACTTATATTATGGTCGGGCAAAAGTGAACAGCCGCCTTCTGGCTGGGAACCGATGCAGCTCGCCACTCAAACGCCGACGCTCAAGCAGGAAGCTGCTATTGTAGAGTCGGCTGTTTTGGGTCAAAATAGTGAGTTGTCAACGCAAGCTGTAGTAGAACAAGCCACATCAGTCAATGCGGGGGTGAATCCTGCTCGAGACAGTGAGGCTTCTTCTACGATGCAGGGGAAGGCGTCAGAGGAGAAGAGTCCAGACGTGGGTAATACGGAATCTGCTACGTCTGCAGCGGTCACGAATATCTCAACTGAAACAGAAATAAAGCTTGAACAGCAGGTTACAAGTCCACCAGAGCAACAGGTTGTCGACAACGGTAAGATTGATATCAATTCAGCCCCTGTCTCTAAACTCACCGAGCTTCCAGGCATTGGAGAGAAGAAGGCACAGGCCATCGTTGATTATCGAAATGCACACGGACCGTTTACAAGAGTCAGTGATTTGACCAAAGTAAAAGGAATAGGTATGAAAATGCTGGAGAAGATGGCTCCTTATGTGCAGATTCGCTAA
- the comER gene encoding late competence protein ComER — MKVGFIGTGSMGSLLIYALIQSGALEPRQIAASNRTPSKVRQLSLRYPGLHESQSNRETVIRSNIIFLCVKPLEFKHVIDEILPVVNPNHMIVSITSPVQLRHLESSLPCKVSKVIPSVTHQVGSGASLCIHGERMTPEDRTVLEGLLSHFSKPYQVDEACTRITSDFSSCGPAFISFFLEQWIESAVKLTGIKRADACALAGEMLLGTGKLLTEGGYTPQELQARVAVPGGITAQALALLKISLDGVFDSLIHTTHDKYDEDLVKLNELFQASEINRQQY; from the coding sequence ATGAAGGTTGGATTTATCGGAACCGGCAGCATGGGAAGCCTGCTGATCTATGCCCTGATCCAATCCGGAGCATTGGAGCCGCGGCAGATCGCCGCAAGCAATCGTACCCCTTCCAAAGTGCGTCAGTTATCCCTCCGTTATCCCGGTCTGCATGAATCACAGAGTAATCGGGAAACCGTTATCCGGAGCAACATTATCTTCCTCTGTGTGAAGCCGCTGGAATTCAAACATGTTATTGACGAGATCCTGCCCGTCGTGAATCCCAATCATATGATTGTATCGATCACTAGTCCCGTGCAGCTGCGTCATCTGGAATCTTCACTTCCTTGCAAAGTCTCCAAAGTTATCCCAAGCGTCACACATCAGGTCGGTAGCGGAGCGTCATTATGTATACACGGTGAACGAATGACACCTGAAGATCGCACTGTGTTGGAAGGCTTGCTGAGTCATTTCAGCAAACCTTACCAAGTGGATGAAGCTTGCACACGCATAACATCCGACTTTTCCAGTTGCGGACCTGCATTCATATCGTTCTTTTTGGAACAGTGGATTGAGAGTGCCGTCAAGCTTACAGGGATCAAACGAGCAGATGCATGTGCTCTTGCAGGCGAGATGCTCCTTGGAACAGGTAAACTGCTCACTGAAGGAGGGTATACGCCTCAAGAACTTCAAGCTCGAGTTGCTGTTCCCGGTGGCATCACTGCTCAAGCCTTGGCACTACTCAAGATTAGTCTGGACGGTGTGTTTGATAGCCTCATTCACACCACCCATGACAAATATGATGAAGACCTGGTAAAGCTTAATGAACTATTCCAAGCCAGTGAGATTAACCGGCAACAATATTAA